The following DNA comes from Alienimonas californiensis.
GGGGCCGGCGAAGCCCTTGGTCTCGACGCTGGTCTCGCCCTCCGGCGTGACGGTGATCTCGATGCGGGGGGTCATCAGGCGAGTCCTCCGTAGGCGTTCCCGGCGGCGCCGAAGCCGACGGCCCCGGCGGTGACGGTCAGCCGCACGCCGCCGTCGGGCAGCGGGGTCTCGCTGATCCGGTGCCCGCGGGCCTTCGCCTGCAGCTTGGCGGCTTCGACCGCGTAGGCCTGCTTCAGGCGGCCGAGGAAGGCGTCGTCGCCCCAGCGGCCGTTGTAGGTATCGCAGCGGACGTTTCCGTCGGTCTGCACCAGCACGGGGTAGACGAACCCCGGCGGCCTCACTGCGAGGCCGCTGTGTTCGGCGCCGTCGAAGAACTTGACGGTCTCGTTCCGGGGTTCCGGCAGCTTCAGCCGGGCGCAGGCGGCGGACAACGCCGCCGGGTCTCTCAGCTTCGTCTCGATCGTGACGACGTGGCTCATGGGACCGCGTCCTTTCGGGTGAGGGGATGGGAAAGCCGATCCGCTACGGCAGCCGCAGCGGGCGGCGGAGCGGGTCCGGCAGGGGGTTCGTGCGGTTCGCGGGGCCGCTGTTCGGCGGGGGGCCGCGGAATCGGCCGCCGCGGTCGCGGCGGGGGGCGCGGTTGCGCTGGTGACCGCCGGGATGTTCGTCGTGGTGCGGCGGCCTGGGCGGCGGCTTCACGATCCAAGCTCCCAAGGCGACCAGCGCGGCCCCGAGGGCCAGCAGCAGGACGGCGGGGAACAGGTCGTTCGCCCACGGACCGGAAGGGGGTACGGGCTCGGCAAAGGCGAGCAGGGCCGCGAGCGGCGGCGGGTCGGGCATGGGTTCTTCCGACTGGGGAGAGGGGGCCGGCGGGTATTCCGCGGCGTCATCCCACAGTGCAGCGAACCCTCATCGGGTTTAGTGCCCCGAAGATCTGGATTCGTCCTCCCGCCGTTCCGATTTCGACGCAGCGGGAAGCGGTTTCGCTTGAATCCGCCCGCCGCCCGCCGCACCTTCCGGAGGCGGGTCCACTGACTTCACAATCCTCCGCGACCGCTCTACCGCATGCTTCCCGAGGACCAGTACCGTCAGCTTCGGAACCGTCTGCTAGACGTCGCAGACGACGTGCTGCTTGATCGGTCCTTACGGGAGTGGGCAGCTCCCCATGACCGTCTTCAACTTGCCCCCTCGTTGTGTGATCGGCCGCTGCGAGAGGTCTTCAATCTAAAGTTCCAATGGCTCGCGGCGCGGCGGGGCGTCGACGATGAGCAGATTGTGAGCTTTTTAATGTTGTTGAGACAGGTCGTCCGAGAAGCGGAGTCGTCGGTAGACAGTCCCTCAGTGGGGGAGTTGGAAGATTGGCAACATGCGGGTGCAGTCCGCTACGACCACCTTCGTGCGGAACTCGCCGGTCATATCGCACCGGAGCAGCTCGACCGGCCCCTGCGGGATTGGTCGAATTCCGGCGATACGCACCTACCGAAAGCGTTAGTTGACCAGCCGCTGAGCGAGGTACTGCGGTCCGATTTCCTAGACCTGACTGCGCCCCGAGAAATCGGACGGCGGCGGGCGGAGAAGTTCCTCGATC
Coding sequences within:
- a CDS encoding DUF1257 domain-containing protein; translated protein: MSHVVTIETKLRDPAALSAACARLKLPEPRNETVKFFDGAEHSGLAVRPPGFVYPVLVQTDGNVRCDTYNGRWGDDAFLGRLKQAYAVEAAKLQAKARGHRISETPLPDGGVRLTVTAGAVGFGAAGNAYGGLA